The genomic interval ATGACGCCGCTCCGGCTCGTTGGGATTACGGGGTGGGTGTTCCGTGGGCTGTTGATGGAGCACCCGTCGATCGCGCTCAAGACCCTCGAGGCCGTCGCGGGCCGTCTCCGCGCGGTGTCGAAGGAGCCCGTCTAGCGCACTTCAGAGCGGTGAACGAGGTCCCGGACGAGGTGCGCCGCCTCGCGGCCGAACGTCAGCAACGCCGCGACCAGAAGGACTTCGCAGCCGCGGATGACCTCCGCGACCGGATCGGCGCGCTCGGCTATCGCGTCGTTGACGGATCCGCCGGTTCGACGATCGAGAGGATCGCGCCGGGGGAGAAGATCCGACGCCGAGCGCGCGATGTCCCGAGCGTCCTCGACGACCCGGCCGTTGCTGACGTCACCGTTCAGTGGCTGGTGGAGGGCTGGCCGGAGGACGTCGTTCGTGCGCTTGATGCCTTCCGCACGGTCGCCGGCGATCGCACCGTTCAGTACGTCGTCGTCGACCTGACCGAAACCGATCCGTCGACGTACGGCCCCGATGTCGAGGTGGTCCCCCTCGAGCTCGGAACCGGATGGGCCGCCGGTCGGAACGCGGGGCTTCGCCGCTCGCTCGGGCGCCTCGTCCTGGTCGTCGATGGTTCGATCGAACCCACCGGCGACGTGCTCGGTCCGCTCGAGTCGACGCTCGCGGACCCGAGCGTCGGAGTATCGGGGCCATTCGGCCTCTCGACGAACGACCTCCGAGACTTTCACGAGAGCGAAGGTCCGGACGTCGACGCCATCGAGGGATACCTCATGGCGCTCCGTCGGGACGTGATCCGCGACGCCGGATTGTTCAACGAGAAGTTCACGTGGTACCGCACGGCCGACATCGAGCTCAGCTTCCGGCTGAAGGACGCGGGGTATCGCGCAGTCGTCGTCCACGTACCTGTCGACCGCCACGAGCACCGCGTGTGGACGTCCACGTCGCCGTCGGAACGCGACCGGCTATCGAAGCGGAACTTCTATCGGTTCCTCGATCGGTTCCGCGACCGGTTCGACCTGCTCGTCGAGCCGCCGGTTGCGCATTGACCGAGACCCAACTTGCGCGAAGGCCGCCCGATGGGCGCGCTAGTCGTTCGCCGGTGGCCGCAGCACGATGTCCGGTCCGGTCGTCACCGTCTCACGCCCGACGCGCCCGTTGCCCGTCATCTCGCGCCGAAGCTCCTCGACCGTCGGGATCGGCTTCGAACCCTCGAAGTAGGCCAGCAGGTCGGGGCCGTCGATCACCTCGGTCACGATGAGGATCCGCGACATCTTCTCCAGGAAGTCGTGGTGCTCGTTCAGGACGTGGATCGCCCTGTCGTGCGCCTCGCCGACCAAGCGCTTGATCTCGTCGTCGACGAGCGAGGCGAGATCGTCCGACAGCTCCGGCGCGGCGCCGGGAAACAGCAGGCGACCCTCCGACCCGCGGAACCCGTCGCGGCCGAACGACAGCGGGCCGACCCTCTGGCTCATCCCGTACTCAACGACCATCGCGCGTGCGATGTCCGTGGCGCGTTCGAGGTCGTTCTGCGCGCCGGTCGAGATGACGTTGTCGAACAGGATCTCCTCGGCCGTTCGCCCGCCGAGGAGCACGGCGAGCCGGTCCTTCAGTTCCGGTTCTGTCAGTAGGTAGCGATCCTCGAGCGGGCGCTGCATGGTCATGCCGAGCGCCGCCGCGCCGCGCGGGATGATCGACACGCGGTGAACCGGGTCAGCAGTGGGCGCCGTCAGCGCCACGAGCGCGTGTCCCATCTCGTGGATGGCGACCCGCTCCTTGTCCTTCTCGGACATCACGCGGCTCTTCCGTTCGAGGCCGGCGACGGTTCGATCGATCGCCTCCTCCAGCTCGATCATCGTCACGGCGTCTTTCTCCTTGCGGGCGGCAAGCAACGCGGCCTCGTTCACGACGTTCGCCAGGTCCGCGCCGGTGAACCCCGGCGTTCGCGCCGCGAGGATCCGCAGCTCGACGCTCGGATCGAGCGCGACACCGCGGACGTGGACCTTGAGGATCTCCTCGCGGCCCCTGAGGTCGGGCTGGTCGACGACCACCTGGCGGTCGAACCGTCCCGGCCGCACGAGCGCGGGGTCGAGGACGTCGGGGCGGTTCGTCGCCGCCATGATGATGACGCCCTTCTGGGAGTCGAACCCGTCCATCTCGACCAGGAGTTGGTTCAGCGTCTGCTCGCGCTCGTCGTGCGCTCCGAAGCCGGCGCCGAGCGCCCCGCCGCGCCCCTTGCCGATCGTGTCGATCTCGTCGAGGAACACGAGCGCCGGCGCCTTCTCCTTGGCCTGCTGGAACAGCTCGCGGACACGAGCGGCGCCGAGGCCGACGAACATCTCCACGAACTCGGAGCCCGACATGAAGAAGAACGGCACGTTCGCTTCGCCCGCCACGGCGCGCGCGAGCAGCGTCTTGCCGCACCCCGGCGGGCCGAGCAGCAACACACCTTTCGGGATCCGGCCACCGAGCCGCTGGTACTTCTTCGGGTTGCGCAAGAACTCGACGATCTCCTTCAGCTCTTCCTTCGCCTCGTCGACGCCGGCGACGTCCGCGAACGTCGTCTTCATCTCCTTGCGGTCGTAGATCCGCACGCGGTTCCGCCCCAGGTTGAGCGCCGCTCCCGCCTGCGCCCCGCTCATCCGGCGAATCAGGAAGAACCACAGCAACCCGAACAGCAGCAGCGGTGCGACCCATCCGATGAGCAAGCTGCCTAGCGGGTTCGGCGTGACGCCGGTATAGGCGACGCCGTTCTCGTCGAGAAGGTCGGTGAGCTCCGAGGTCCCCTGGAGGATCGGCGGGATCGTCGTCGTGAACGGGTCACCCTCGTCCGGACCCTCGATCCGGCCGCTCACCGACGTCTGCGAGATCTCGAGCGTGCCCTCGATACGGCCGGCCTCGACGTTCTCGAGGAAGTCCGAGTAGTCGAGCGCGTTCGGCCTGGGTGTCGCGAGGTAATTGAACAGGAACAGCAGCAGGAGGAACCCGATGACGAGCACCCAGGGTGACGTGCGCATGCGGCGCGGCTCGCCCGATGAACCGCCGCCGAGGTCGA from Actinomycetota bacterium carries:
- the ftsH gene encoding ATP-dependent zinc metalloprotease FtsH, translating into MGRWGLMANDNNERRGRWQGFDLGGGSSGEPRRMRTSPWVLVIGFLLLLFLFNYLATPRPNALDYSDFLENVEAGRIEGTLEISQTSVSGRIEGPDEGDPFTTTIPPILQGTSELTDLLDENGVAYTGVTPNPLGSLLIGWVAPLLLFGLLWFFLIRRMSGAQAGAALNLGRNRVRIYDRKEMKTTFADVAGVDEAKEELKEIVEFLRNPKKYQRLGGRIPKGVLLLGPPGCGKTLLARAVAGEANVPFFFMSGSEFVEMFVGLGAARVRELFQQAKEKAPALVFLDEIDTIGKGRGGALGAGFGAHDEREQTLNQLLVEMDGFDSQKGVIIMAATNRPDVLDPALVRPGRFDRQVVVDQPDLRGREEILKVHVRGVALDPSVELRILAARTPGFTGADLANVVNEAALLAARKEKDAVTMIELEEAIDRTVAGLERKSRVMSEKDKERVAIHEMGHALVALTAPTADPVHRVSIIPRGAAALGMTMQRPLEDRYLLTEPELKDRLAVLLGGRTAEEILFDNVISTGAQNDLERATDIARAMVVEYGMSQRVGPLSFGRDGFRGSEGRLLFPGAAPELSDDLASLVDDEIKRLVGEAHDRAIHVLNEHHDFLEKMSRILIVTEVIDGPDLLAYFEGSKPIPTVEELRREMTGNGRVGRETVTTGPDIVLRPPAND